From Deltaproteobacteria bacterium:
GCTGTGCGGTCTGACTATACGGTGATTGGACCGGCAGTGAATTTGGCCGCGCGACTGGAGACAGTTTGCCCGCCGGGTTGTGTTTTGGTGAGTGAGCATACCGCAGAGCTTTTGGGTGACTCGCGAGCGCTCAAAAAAATAGGGCCGTTGTCGTTGAAGGGCGTTGGGGACGATATCTATGCTTGGAGTTTCAAAGTTCTCTAGGTTTGATTCGGGCGATAAATATTTTGCGGATGACGAAGGCAAATAGGATTGATGCAACTCCTAAAATGATGGTTTGCCGGTCGATAAATAGAGCCAATGACAAGCATCCTACGAGCCCCACCATGGATACCCAGCGCGGGTAAAGCTGGTCTTCTTTGGGCATTTTCAGAGCAGCTAGATTGGTTGTCCCATAATAAATCAAAACACAAAACGCACTAAGCGACCACGTCACCGTGATGTCGCCCGTGCTAACCAATAGGGCAATAAATGCCCCAACAAACCACACAGCGCGTTTAGGGCTCTCTCCAGATGGCGTCAGCACCGATAGGGCTTGAGGCATCTCGTTTCTACGAGCCATGGCCAGTAGCACTCTGGATAAACCAAGCAATAAGTTCAGCAAAACGCCAGTCATGGCGGTAACGGCGCCGATTGCGATAAATTGACCGATTTCAGGCTGCCCCATATAGCGGGCGACTTGTTCCAGTGGTGCATGACCGCGCGTCCCAGCACCAGCAAAGAGGACCGGCCCGACGAGAGCGACCGACACAGTGACCACGGAGATGTAAGTGATCATGGAAACCAAGAGCGTTGCGATGATGGCTCTAGGAATGTTCTTACGAGGCTCAGTGATTTCCTCACCCATGGTCGCGATACGTCCGTATCCGGCGTAGGCGACGAAGGCCAGGGCTGTTGCATGCATAAGTACGCTTGGATCAAGGGGTGAGCTGGTAAATGCCTGCGCGGCGAGGTGCGAGGTTAGGCTGGGATCTGAGAGTGCATGAGCAC
This genomic window contains:
- a CDS encoding amino acid permease; the protein is MTGKSNQAASLQRVIGVFGAVGLGLGSILGTGVFVSLTLVTDIAGIWAPLAVTLAGLLAACNGLSSAQLAAAHPVSGGTYEYGHHYVHPLAGYTAGWMFLVAKSASAATAALGLASYFRAVLEIHHPLATPANLAFVAVALVTALAAGGMRRSSAVNTIIVATTFVALCLYVFSGAHALSDPSLTSHLAAQAFTSSPLDPSVLMHATALAFVAYAGYGRIATMGEEITEPRKNIPRAIIATLLVSMITYISVVTVSVALVGPVLFAGAGTRGHAPLEQVARYMGQPEIGQFIAIGAVTAMTGVLLNLLLGLSRVLLAMARRNEMPQALSVLTPSGESPKRAVWFVGAFIALLVSTGDITVTWSLSAFCVLIYYGTTNLAALKMPKEDQLYPRWVSMVGLVGCLSLALFIDRQTIILGVASILFAFVIRKIFIARIKPREL